A stretch of the Enoplosus armatus isolate fEnoArm2 chromosome 13, fEnoArm2.hap1, whole genome shotgun sequence genome encodes the following:
- the spry4 gene encoding protein sprouty homolog 4 encodes MESRVPHHIPGVSSSLISQPLLDSRVPYGRLQHPLTIYPIDQIKSSHVENDYIDSPAVVSQQPPSQKSVNRRITWLGQNQEAFLGANHNHHHNHQHQHHQQGRCEPHPHQDTTTHPWISFSGRPSSISSSSSTSSDQRLLDHAAPTPMVDHHPNLHPHQGPVNTITTRTPGCFTSSESKVLTSSSSASSCSSSSKSLDLKSAKMPAGGVCTTGGQQGLALIPSSPAEKKHLLLCEHCGKCRCTECTLPRTLPSCWVCNQECLCSAQSLVDTATCMCLVKGIFYHCTEDEDDEGSCADKPCSCSQANCCARWSFMAALSVVLPCLVCYLPATGLAKLGQKCYDNVSRPGCRCKNSQGGANVPVCKNGGVEAKVGTLEKQQQGS; translated from the coding sequence ATGGAGTCCAGGGTTCCCCACCACATCCCCGGAGTGTCCTCCTCCCTCATATCCCAGCCCCTGCTGGACAGTCGAGTGCCCTACGGCCGCCTGCAGCACCCTCTCACCATTTACCCCATTGACCAGATAAAGTCCTCGCATGTGGAGAATGACTACATCGACAGCCCTGCCGTCGTCTCCCAGCAGCCCCCGAGCCAGAAGTCTGTAAACCGAAGAATCACCTGGCTTGGTCAGAATCAGGAGGCCTTCCTTGGGGCAAACCACAACCATCATCACAATCACCaacaccagcaccaccagcagggcAGGTGCGAGCCCCACCCTCACCAGGACACCACCACCCACCCTTGGATTTCCTTCAGCGGGAGGCCCagctccatcagcagcagcagcagcacctcgTCTGATCAGAGGCTACTGGACCACGCTGCGCCCACCCCAATGGTGGACCACCACCCAAACCTGCACCCCCACCAGGGTCCTGTAAACACAATCACTACCCGAACTCCAGGCTGCTTCACGTCCTCTGAATCGAAAgtcctcacctcctcttcctctgcttcctcttgctcctcctcctctaaatCGCTGGACCTCAAGTCTGCAAAGATGCCCGCAGGAGGCGTGTGCACCACTGGAGGCCAGCAGGGGTTGGCGCTGATCCCTTCCTCCCCAGCCGAGAAGAAGCACCTCCTTCTCTGCGAGCACTGCGGGAAGTGTCGATGCACAGAGTGTACGCTCCCCCGAACCCTCCCCTCTTGCTGGGTCTGCAACCAGGAGTGCCTGTGCTCTGCTCAGAGCCTGGTGGATACCGCCACCTGCATGTGCCTGGTTAAAGGGATCTTCTACCACTGCACCGAGGATGAGGACGATGAGGGCTCCTGCGCCGACAAGCCCTGCTCGTGCTCCCAGGCCAACTGCTGCGCGCGCTGGTCCTTCATGGCTGCCCTTTCCGTTGTCCTGCCTTGCCTGGTCTGCTATCTGCCAGCTACGGGCCTGGCCAAACTGGGACAGAAGTGTTACGACAATGTTAGCAGGCCCGGCTGCCGTTGCAAGAACTCGCAGGGTGGCGCGAACGTCCCCGTGTGTAAAAATGGAGGCGTGGAAGCAAAAGTTGGGACGctagagaagcagcagcaggggtcATGA